From a region of the Methanoculleus receptaculi genome:
- a CDS encoding HEPN domain-containing protein has product MPERFQPEDPREWLNRAHSNLAIARSRADTSVYLEDLCFNAQQAAEKALKAVCILHHIEYPYVHDLAALVTIIMMNGICVPDRVKEAAKLTRFAITTRYPHFLSPVKEEEYQRAVAIAESVVTWCESEIGNPGI; this is encoded by the coding sequence ATGCCGGAGAGGTTTCAACCTGAAGATCCACGGGAATGGTTAAACCGGGCACATTCAAACCTTGCAATTGCCAGGAGCCGTGCCGATACATCCGTCTACCTGGAAGATCTCTGCTTCAACGCCCAGCAGGCAGCAGAAAAAGCGCTCAAGGCGGTCTGTATCCTTCATCATATCGAGTATCCGTATGTCCACGATCTTGCCGCACTTGTTACCATCATCATGATGAACGGGATTTGCGTGCCGGATCGCGTGAAAGAAGCCGCGAAACTAACACGGTTCGCCATTACGACCCGGTATCCGCATTTCCTTTCGCCAGTCAAAGAGGAGGAATACCAGCGGGCAGTTGCTATCGCTGAGAGCGTTGTAACATGGTGCGAAAGCGAGATCGGTAACCCGGGGATATAA